One Salvelinus namaycush isolate Seneca unplaced genomic scaffold, SaNama_1.0 Scaffold265, whole genome shotgun sequence genomic window carries:
- the LOC120039344 gene encoding zinc finger protein 180-like, which translates to LTIHQRTHTGEKPYSYGQCGKSFVTSRNLTLHQRTHTGEKSYSCDQCGKSFTTSGSLTLHQRTHTGEKPYSCDQCGKSFSQSSSLTVHQRTHTGEKPYSCDECGKSFTTSGYLTLHQRTHTGEKPYSCDQCRKSFSQSSSLTVHQRTHTGEKPYICDQCGKSFTRSGHLTLHQRTHTGEKSYRCDQCGKSFVQSSYLTVHQRTHTGEKPYSCDQCGKS; encoded by the coding sequence ctgactatacaccagagaacacacacaggagagaaaccttatagctatggtcaatgtgggaagagttttgttacatctagaaatctgactctacaccagagaacacacacaggagagaaatcttatagctgtgatcaatgtgggaagagttttactacatctggctctctgactttacaccagagaacacacacaggagagaaaccttatagctgtgatcaatgtgggaagagttttagtcaatctagctctctgacagtgcaccagagaacacacacaggagagaaaccgtatagctgtgatgaatgtgggaagagttttactacttctggctatctgactttacaccagagaacacacacaggagagaaaccttatagctgtgatcaatgtaggaagagttttagtcaatctagctctctgacagtgcaccagagaacacacacaggagagaaaccgtatatctgtgatcaatgtgggaagagttttactagatctggccatctgacattacaccagagaacacacacaggagagaaatcttatagatgtgatcaatgtggaaagagttttgttcaatctagctatctgacagtgcaccagagaacacacacaggagagaaaccgtatagctgtgatcaatgtgggaagagt